The proteins below come from a single Cylindrospermopsis raciborskii Cr2010 genomic window:
- the mutS gene encoding DNA mismatch repair protein MutS — protein sequence MTTPEIQPPTIPINDIHLVGDRSKLSKMYQHYVEMKDKYPHALLMYRVGDFFETFFQDAITVSRELELVLTSKHGGDVGRIAMTGVPHHAWERYATQLVEKGYAVVICDQVEEASQAIGLVKREVTRILTPGTVLEEGMLKASRNNYLAAVVIAANHWGLAYADISTGEFLTTQSSELENLTQELMRLQPAEVLFPTNAPDLGTLLRPGETSPSLPQCLPPTFCYSLRSQLPFSQGEARSKLLQKFKLRSLEGIGCEHLPLAVRAAGGLLEYIEDTQKQNSVPLQLLRSYTLNDYLILDHQTRRNLEISQTVRDGTFHGSLLWALNHTTTPMGGRALRRWLLQPLIDIKGIRSRQDTIEELVENTPLRQDLRKLLRQIYDLERLTGRAGSGTANARDLLALADSFSRLPELSQLVADARSPFLKVLQKVPPIVEELGKKIHAYLVEAPPTQLKEGGLIRSGVDRILDERKATVEADQHWIANLEVDERARTGIPTLKVGFNKTFGYYISISRSKSDQVPDNYIRKQTLTNEERYITPELKEREARILTARDDLNQLEYEVFANLRDEVGSHAETIRDISRAVAAADVLCGLAELAVHQGYCRPQMLQGRELEIIDGRHPVVEKSLPAGFFVPNSTGLGGGTTQDSQELSYPDLVILTGPNASGKSCYLRQLGLIQLMAQIGSFVPAKSARLGICDRIFTRVGAVDDLSTGQSTFMVEMNETANILNHATANSLVLLDEIGRGTATFDGLSIAWAVAEYLAAEIKARTVFATHYHELNELASILANVANYQVTVKELPDQIIFLHQVQPGGADKSYGIEAGRLAGLPAVVIERAKQVMGQIEKHSKIALGLRLGN from the coding sequence ATGACCACACCAGAAATTCAACCACCCACCATCCCTATTAATGATATCCACCTGGTAGGAGACCGTAGTAAGCTGAGTAAAATGTATCAGCACTACGTAGAAATGAAAGATAAATATCCTCACGCGCTGCTAATGTACCGTGTGGGCGACTTTTTTGAGACTTTCTTCCAAGACGCAATAACCGTATCCAGAGAATTAGAACTAGTTTTAACCAGTAAACATGGTGGTGATGTCGGTCGGATAGCTATGACAGGTGTGCCTCATCATGCTTGGGAGCGTTATGCTACTCAATTGGTGGAAAAGGGTTATGCTGTAGTAATATGTGATCAAGTGGAGGAAGCATCCCAAGCAATAGGTTTGGTAAAACGGGAAGTTACCCGTATACTCACACCAGGAACTGTATTAGAAGAGGGTATGCTTAAAGCTAGTCGCAATAACTATTTAGCAGCTGTGGTAATTGCTGCAAATCATTGGGGTCTAGCATACGCTGATATCTCAACAGGAGAATTTTTGACGACCCAGAGCAGTGAGTTGGAGAATCTCACCCAAGAGCTGATGAGATTACAACCTGCAGAAGTGCTCTTTCCCACCAATGCGCCAGATCTGGGAACTCTACTTAGACCAGGAGAAACTTCACCTTCCCTTCCTCAATGTTTACCACCAACATTTTGTTATAGTTTGCGCTCTCAATTGCCCTTTTCCCAGGGGGAAGCTAGGAGTAAATTATTACAAAAATTTAAATTACGCTCCCTAGAAGGTATTGGTTGTGAGCATCTCCCCCTAGCAGTTCGCGCTGCAGGTGGACTGTTGGAATATATTGAGGACACCCAAAAGCAAAATTCTGTACCTCTCCAGCTATTACGTAGTTATACTCTCAATGACTATCTAATTTTAGACCACCAAACCCGCCGAAATTTGGAAATTTCCCAAACGGTACGCGATGGAACATTTCATGGCTCTCTCTTGTGGGCCCTAAACCATACTACCACCCCTATGGGAGGACGAGCTTTAAGAAGATGGTTGTTACAACCTCTCATTGATATTAAGGGGATTAGGTCACGACAAGATACTATTGAGGAGTTGGTGGAAAACACCCCCCTGCGTCAAGATTTACGGAAATTATTACGGCAAATTTATGATTTGGAACGATTAACGGGCCGCGCAGGTTCTGGAACCGCTAATGCACGAGACTTACTGGCATTGGCTGATTCTTTTTCTCGGTTACCCGAGTTGTCACAACTGGTAGCAGATGCGCGATCGCCATTTCTCAAGGTTTTACAAAAAGTTCCACCGATAGTGGAAGAGCTGGGGAAGAAGATACATGCTTATCTGGTGGAAGCACCGCCAACCCAGTTAAAGGAGGGTGGTTTAATTCGTTCAGGAGTTGATCGTATATTAGATGAGAGGAAAGCTACGGTAGAAGCAGATCAACATTGGATAGCAAACTTAGAAGTTGATGAAAGAGCAAGAACGGGAATTCCCACTTTAAAGGTGGGATTCAATAAGACTTTTGGTTATTATATTAGCATTTCCCGTTCTAAGTCTGACCAAGTTCCTGACAATTACATTCGTAAACAAACACTAACCAATGAAGAACGTTATATTACGCCCGAATTAAAAGAAAGGGAGGCTAGAATATTAACAGCTAGAGATGATTTAAATCAGTTAGAATATGAAGTATTCGCTAACCTACGGGATGAGGTTGGTTCCCATGCAGAAACAATTCGGGATATTTCGCGTGCGGTAGCTGCTGCTGACGTATTATGTGGTTTAGCAGAATTGGCAGTACATCAGGGTTATTGTCGTCCCCAGATGTTACAGGGAAGGGAGTTAGAAATTATTGATGGTCGTCATCCCGTAGTTGAAAAGTCCTTACCTGCAGGATTTTTCGTTCCCAACTCCACTGGACTAGGTGGTGGAACAACTCAGGATTCCCAAGAGCTGTCCTATCCTGACCTAGTCATCTTAACTGGTCCTAATGCTAGTGGCAAAAGTTGTTACCTACGTCAGTTAGGTTTAATTCAGTTAATGGCCCAGATTGGTAGTTTTGTACCCGCTAAATCTGCTCGGTTGGGAATTTGCGATCGCATTTTTACTCGTGTGGGGGCGGTAGATGATCTTTCCACGGGTCAGTCCACATTCATGGTAGAAATGAATGAAACCGCTAACATACTAAATCATGCCACTGCTAATTCTTTAGTGTTATTAGATGAAATTGGTAGGGGAACAGCAACATTTGACGGTTTATCGATTGCATGGGCAGTAGCGGAATACTTAGCAGCAGAGATTAAAGCTAGAACTGTTTTTGCCACCCACTATCATGAATTAAATGAGTTAGCGAGTATTCTTGCTAATGTAGCCAACTATCAAGTAACCGTCAAAGAATTACCAGACCAAATTATCTTTTTGCATCAAGTGCAACCTGGTGGTGCGGATAAGTCTTATGGGATAGAAGCGGGGAGACTAGCGGGTTTACCAGCAGTAGTGATTGAAAGGGCCAAACAAGTAATGGGACAAATTGAAAAACACAGCAAAATTGCCCTAGGATTAAGATTGGGTAACTAG
- the polA gene encoding DNA polymerase I yields the protein MILDSVDQSYPTIILVDGHSLAFRSYFAFAKSRAGGLRTKSGIPTNVCFGFIQCLLDVIAKEQPQAIAIAFDLAVPTFRHEADSNYKANRADTPEDFIPDLFNLYDLLKALNIQIITQPGYEADDILGTLAETAVCSGYRVKILSGDRDLFQLIDENKGITVLNFTPEALKSSANGIKEFHTLDVKEKLGVLPTQVVDFKALCGDTSDNIPGVKGIGEKTAVKLLNTYKSLTEIYANINKITGTNQQKLIAGQENALHSQYLAKIVTDVPITIKIQDCDLKGFDTAKIIPILEKLEFKKFLDRIQEIEKKFSHSQSASLTGETNKSNTDNLAPDDDLWFFSAADTVNAQKSQTLKQGSSEIKVRIIDTEEKLGELVNILEQHKDPQNPVAWDTETTDLDPRNANLVGIGCCWGMGENDVAYIPLGHNITTNLEKNLQLNTVLSTLDKILASRDYPKTFQNAKFDRLIFKYQGVTLDGVIFDPMLASYLLNPDHTHNLTDLALRYLGLQLTEYDHIVQKSGKKEPQKTIADISIHTVANYCGKQVYATWQLVGKLREELNKIPALFKLLVDVEQPLEVVLAEMEHRGVIINSAYLQQLSQYIESDLATLEIKATKIAGEKFNLGSPKQLSYILFEKLGLSTKYSRKISTGYSTDAATLEKLQEVDETGFVDAIIEYRTLAKLKSTYVDALPELVNHKTQRIHTSFNQTATATGRLSSSNPNLQNIPIRTAFSRQIRKAFLPESGWLMVAADYSQIELRILAHLSQEPMLIQAYSNNQDIHTLTAKLLFDKEDVTSEERRFAKTINFGVIYGMGVLKFSRSTGVDKNIANEFIQKFNQRYPLVFTYLETIKKQAISQGYVETILGRRRYFDFTNKTLREFKGKDLQEIELNKLKNLGPYDAGLLRSAANAPIQGSSADIIKIAMVRLHQVLRPYQTKLLLQVHDELVFEVPPSEWDELQLQIKSVMENAMKLSVPLVVDVHVGENWMETK from the coding sequence GTGATTTTAGATTCTGTAGACCAAAGTTATCCTACCATCATTCTGGTAGATGGACACTCCCTCGCTTTCCGCTCCTATTTTGCCTTTGCCAAAAGTAGAGCAGGTGGATTACGCACAAAATCAGGTATTCCTACCAATGTTTGCTTTGGCTTCATTCAATGCTTATTAGATGTAATAGCAAAGGAACAGCCACAAGCCATAGCAATAGCATTTGATTTAGCTGTGCCCACCTTTCGCCATGAAGCAGATAGTAACTACAAAGCAAATAGGGCAGATACACCGGAAGATTTCATTCCCGACTTATTTAACTTATATGATTTATTAAAAGCATTAAATATACAAATTATCACACAGCCAGGTTACGAAGCAGATGATATATTAGGTACCTTAGCCGAAACAGCAGTCTGTAGTGGCTATCGAGTGAAAATCCTATCAGGAGACAGGGATTTATTTCAGCTGATTGATGAAAATAAAGGGATTACAGTTTTAAACTTTACCCCGGAAGCATTAAAAAGTTCTGCCAACGGAATCAAAGAATTTCACACCCTAGACGTTAAGGAAAAATTAGGGGTTTTACCTACTCAAGTTGTAGATTTCAAAGCTCTTTGTGGTGATACATCTGATAACATTCCTGGAGTTAAGGGAATTGGAGAAAAAACGGCGGTTAAATTATTAAATACCTATAAATCCCTGACGGAAATTTATGCCAATATCAATAAAATCACCGGTACAAATCAGCAAAAACTAATTGCAGGTCAAGAAAATGCCCTCCATTCCCAATATTTAGCCAAGATAGTTACCGACGTACCTATAACAATCAAAATACAAGACTGTGATTTAAAAGGTTTTGATACTGCTAAGATAATTCCCATTCTAGAGAAACTAGAATTCAAGAAATTTCTAGACAGGATTCAAGAAATAGAGAAAAAATTTAGCCACTCCCAGTCAGCTTCCTTGACCGGGGAGACTAATAAATCTAACACTGATAACTTAGCACCAGATGATGATTTATGGTTTTTCAGTGCAGCAGATACGGTAAATGCACAAAAATCACAAACATTAAAACAAGGTAGTTCGGAGATTAAAGTCCGTATTATAGATACAGAAGAAAAATTGGGAGAATTAGTTAATATACTAGAACAGCATAAAGATCCACAAAATCCCGTCGCCTGGGACACAGAAACCACAGATTTAGATCCAAGAAATGCAAATTTAGTGGGAATAGGTTGTTGTTGGGGGATGGGAGAAAATGATGTGGCCTATATCCCCTTGGGACATAACATAACAACTAACCTAGAGAAGAATCTTCAACTAAATACGGTATTATCAACCCTGGATAAAATTTTAGCCAGTAGGGACTATCCTAAAACATTTCAAAATGCTAAATTTGATAGATTGATTTTTAAATACCAAGGAGTTACCTTGGATGGTGTGATATTTGATCCCATGTTGGCTAGTTACTTACTAAATCCCGATCACACCCACAACTTAACTGACCTAGCATTAAGATATTTAGGATTGCAGTTGACAGAATATGATCATATTGTGCAAAAGTCAGGTAAAAAAGAACCACAAAAAACTATTGCTGATATTAGTATCCATACAGTTGCCAATTATTGTGGCAAACAGGTTTATGCAACCTGGCAACTGGTAGGTAAATTAAGAGAGGAATTAAATAAAATTCCTGCCTTATTTAAGTTGTTGGTAGATGTGGAGCAACCACTAGAAGTAGTCTTAGCGGAAATGGAACATAGGGGAGTAATAATAAATTCTGCTTATCTACAACAATTGTCCCAATATATAGAATCAGATTTAGCTACCTTAGAAATTAAAGCAACAAAAATTGCCGGAGAAAAATTTAACCTAGGATCTCCAAAACAACTTAGCTATATTCTATTTGAAAAGCTCGGTTTAAGTACCAAATACTCTCGCAAAATCTCCACAGGTTATTCTACAGATGCAGCAACTCTAGAAAAACTACAAGAGGTTGATGAAACTGGTTTCGTAGACGCGATTATTGAATATCGAACATTGGCTAAATTAAAATCAACCTATGTGGATGCTTTACCAGAATTAGTAAATCACAAAACTCAACGAATTCACACCAGCTTTAACCAAACCGCAACTGCAACTGGTCGATTATCTTCTTCCAATCCTAATTTGCAAAATATTCCCATTCGTACGGCTTTTAGTAGACAAATTAGAAAAGCCTTTTTACCTGAATCTGGTTGGCTAATGGTTGCTGCTGATTACTCCCAAATTGAATTGAGAATATTGGCACATTTAAGTCAAGAACCAATGTTAATTCAAGCCTATAGCAACAATCAGGATATTCATACTCTCACCGCAAAACTACTTTTTGATAAAGAGGATGTCACATCAGAAGAAAGGCGCTTTGCTAAAACTATTAATTTTGGTGTGATTTATGGAATGGGTGTATTAAAATTCTCTCGCTCCACAGGTGTAGACAAGAATATAGCAAATGAATTTATTCAGAAATTTAATCAAAGGTACCCATTAGTTTTTACATACTTAGAAACCATTAAGAAACAGGCTATTTCTCAAGGTTATGTGGAAACAATTCTAGGAAGAAGACGTTATTTTGATTTCACTAATAAAACCCTACGGGAGTTCAAAGGTAAAGATTTACAAGAAATAGAACTAAACAAGTTAAAGAATTTAGGTCCCTATGATGCAGGACTATTACGCTCTGCTGCTAATGCACCAATTCAAGGTTCTAGTGCGGATATTATTAAGATTGCTATGGTCAGGTTACATCAGGTATTAAGGCCTTATCAAACAAAACTACTGTTACAGGTACACGATGAGTTAGTTTTTGAAGTTCCCCCCAGTGAGTGGGATGAGCTACAATTACAAATTAAGTCAGTTATGGAGAATGCTATGAAATTAAGCGTTCCCCTAGTAGTGGATGTACATGTGGGTGAAAACTGGATGGAAACAAAGTAA
- a CDS encoding putative PEP-binding protein: MENLYWLEKINPEDCPLVGDKAFYLSKIFQKGYPVVPGFVLSASLWREFVVNLTSSESLVADLPNSSLHLDVNNWRQLQQVASRLRQEVIGASLPSSWISQIYQAGRDLTDNCLILRPSLSISSANYLVGNISGLFKPIFCAVDEQSIANGLKQTWRQIFGARSILYWHSVGVSLQHINLAVLVQPVENAIASGSTKFHTSGLEVEATYGLGMAITKGEVLPDVYYINHNTGGIEEKHLGNKVLAYSVDESKATTNDNCLFSYTVSQEQQKQYALPDEFLEEIITLGNQLVRELGRKLTIKWTITANSPKLYITQVNVPRSVTPHLLLKGIGAAKGKINASAYVIGNIQPKPSQIPKDVILVAPTITTEWFPILHNVMGIITEKGGLTSHGAILSRELGIPAIVNARNATNIIQTGERILLDGDRGEVYYSSGSEDSLRDGEKIPQRDHEDPDFSHEKSDVHDGFSNHRILPMIGTKLLVNLSQPNLIEKVRNLPVDGVGLLRSELMLLNILHGENPYNWIANGRETELLDRLSKQIQEFVQAFTPRPIFYRSLDWYHQDLSSYHGRENPPASILGEHGTASYLKNPGVFELELKALARLQKDGYSNIYLMLPFVRTVEEFIFCQRKVVEFGLTENPQFQLWIMAEVPSVLFLLPEYIKSGVRGISIGTNDLTQLILGVDRETGDLSPLLNQRHPAVMGTISQLIKMAQAGGISCSICGQAPVLYPEIIDQLIQWGIDSISVEPEAVERTYHTIASAEQRLILAAARKQLES; this comes from the coding sequence GTGGAAAACCTCTACTGGCTAGAAAAAATCAATCCAGAAGACTGTCCCTTGGTTGGAGATAAGGCGTTTTACCTGAGCAAAATTTTCCAAAAGGGCTATCCGGTTGTTCCTGGTTTCGTGCTTTCCGCAAGTCTGTGGCGCGAATTTGTGGTAAATCTCACCAGTTCTGAATCCCTAGTTGCGGATTTACCCAACTCCTCCTTACATTTGGATGTCAATAATTGGCGACAACTTCAACAAGTAGCTAGTCGTTTACGACAAGAAGTGATTGGTGCTAGTCTGCCCAGTTCTTGGATTAGCCAAATTTATCAAGCTGGTAGAGATCTAACAGATAATTGTTTAATCCTACGTCCTAGTTTGAGCATATCATCGGCTAATTATCTTGTAGGTAATATTTCTGGTTTGTTTAAACCAATATTTTGTGCCGTTGACGAACAGTCTATTGCAAATGGATTAAAGCAGACCTGGAGACAAATATTTGGGGCGCGAAGCATTCTGTATTGGCACAGTGTAGGTGTTAGTTTACAACATATTAATTTGGCAGTATTAGTACAACCGGTAGAAAATGCGATCGCATCGGGGTCAACAAAATTTCATACTTCTGGATTAGAAGTAGAAGCTACTTACGGATTAGGAATGGCTATTACCAAGGGAGAGGTTTTGCCAGACGTTTATTACATTAACCATAACACGGGTGGGATTGAAGAAAAGCATTTGGGAAATAAGGTTCTAGCATATTCTGTAGATGAATCTAAAGCAACTACCAATGACAACTGTTTATTTTCTTATACAGTAAGCCAAGAACAGCAGAAGCAGTATGCGCTACCAGATGAATTTTTAGAGGAAATTATTACTTTAGGCAATCAATTAGTTAGGGAATTGGGTAGAAAATTAACTATTAAATGGACTATTACTGCCAATTCCCCAAAACTGTACATAACTCAAGTTAATGTTCCTAGATCCGTAACGCCCCATCTATTGCTTAAAGGGATTGGTGCAGCTAAAGGAAAAATAAATGCCAGTGCTTACGTAATAGGTAACATCCAGCCCAAACCTTCGCAAATTCCTAAAGATGTCATTTTAGTCGCCCCAACAATTACAACTGAATGGTTTCCTATCTTACATAATGTTATGGGTATTATTACTGAAAAAGGTGGGTTAACCAGTCATGGGGCAATTTTGTCTAGGGAATTGGGGATTCCTGCTATAGTCAACGCTAGGAATGCGACCAATATAATTCAAACTGGAGAGAGAATATTGCTGGATGGTGATCGGGGGGAGGTGTATTATAGTTCAGGTTCAGAAGATAGTTTGAGAGATGGTGAAAAAATCCCTCAGCGTGACCATGAAGATCCTGATTTTTCCCATGAGAAAAGTGATGTTCATGATGGGTTTAGTAACCATCGAATATTACCGATGATTGGCACTAAATTGCTGGTGAATCTTAGTCAGCCAAATTTGATTGAAAAAGTACGAAATTTGCCAGTGGACGGGGTGGGACTATTACGCTCTGAACTAATGTTACTAAATATTCTACATGGAGAAAATCCCTACAATTGGATTGCCAATGGTAGAGAAACAGAATTATTAGACAGGTTATCAAAGCAAATTCAGGAGTTTGTCCAAGCTTTTACACCACGACCAATTTTTTATCGTTCTTTAGATTGGTATCATCAAGATTTATCTTCCTATCATGGTAGGGAAAATCCACCTGCTTCCATTTTAGGGGAACATGGCACTGCTAGTTATTTAAAAAATCCTGGAGTCTTTGAACTAGAATTAAAAGCCCTAGCTAGGTTACAAAAAGATGGCTACAGTAATATTTATTTAATGCTTCCTTTTGTAAGAACAGTAGAGGAGTTTATATTTTGCCAGCGCAAAGTTGTAGAGTTTGGATTAACTGAAAATCCCCAGTTTCAATTGTGGATCATGGCGGAAGTTCCTAGCGTTTTATTTTTATTACCGGAATATATTAAGTCTGGTGTGCGTGGTATTTCCATTGGTACTAATGATTTAACCCAATTAATTTTAGGTGTGGACCGGGAAACAGGAGACCTATCCCCCCTACTTAATCAACGTCATCCTGCTGTTATGGGGACTATTTCTCAGTTAATTAAAATGGCTCAAGCTGGTGGTATTTCCTGTTCTATTTGTGGTCAAGCTCCCGTTTTATATCCAGAAATTATTGATCAGCTAATACAATGGGGTATAGATTCTATTTCTGTAGAACCAGAAGCAGTGGAAAGAACTTATCACACAATTGCTAGTGCTGAACAAAGACTGATTCTCGCAGCAGCTAGAAAACAATTAGAAAGTTAA
- the menH gene encoding 2-succinyl-6-hydroxy-2,4-cyclohexadiene-1-carboxylate synthase, with translation MNKKYSFFGSRILLHYCLDLNSDRQVVMFLHGFMGNIYEFDNVIKLLNNNFSYLTVDLPGHGKTEVLGGSDYYGMENTAQAIINLLDELKIEKCFLVGYSMGGRIALYLTINFPERFMKVVLESSSPGLSTDFQRIMRIKSDAGIIRKLTRISTRNEFGVFLNNWYSQPIFGQIKNHPAYPKMIETRLANSPLKIAKSLQFMGTGYQPSLWHKLEYNQIPLLLLVGEYDQKFIDINTVIYNLIPGSKLVIINRSAHNTHLENPLMFVEYIMEFFRVF, from the coding sequence GTGAATAAAAAATATAGCTTTTTTGGTTCAAGAATCTTATTGCACTATTGTTTAGATTTAAATAGTGATAGGCAAGTAGTTATGTTTTTGCATGGTTTCATGGGTAATATTTACGAATTTGACAATGTCATAAAATTACTAAATAACAATTTTTCCTATTTAACTGTGGATTTACCAGGACATGGGAAGACTGAGGTGTTAGGGGGTAGTGATTATTATGGAATGGAAAATACCGCTCAGGCTATTATTAATCTTCTGGATGAACTAAAGATAGAAAAATGCTTTTTAGTAGGTTATTCTATGGGAGGAAGAATAGCATTATATCTCACCATAAATTTCCCGGAGAGATTTATGAAAGTTGTGCTAGAATCTTCTTCACCTGGCTTATCAACTGATTTCCAGAGGATAATGAGAATAAAAAGCGATGCTGGAATTATCCGGAAGTTAACCAGAATTAGCACCAGAAATGAGTTCGGTGTTTTTTTAAATAATTGGTATAGTCAGCCGATTTTCGGTCAGATAAAAAATCATCCAGCATATCCAAAAATGATAGAAACCAGATTAGCAAATAGTCCCTTGAAAATAGCTAAATCCTTACAATTTATGGGTACTGGATATCAACCTTCACTATGGCACAAACTAGAATATAATCAAATTCCCCTACTTTTATTAGTAGGTGAATATGATCAGAAATTTATTGATATTAATACTGTTATATACAATTTAATTCCGGGGAGTAAATTGGTGATAATTAACCGATCTGCACACAATACGCACTTAGAAAATCCCTTAATGTTTGTGGAATACATCATGGAATTTTTTAGAGTTTTTTAA
- a CDS encoding Cof-type HAD-IIB family hydrolase has translation MEVCFIMVSINNQPVISGAIKLLVLDIDGTIAGHDNQISETVKMAIAKVQSQGIQVAIATGRMYCSALRFHQDIGSSLPLMAYQGAWIQNPHTGELHRHLAVSKSIADQLLDYFERPDLRPLLSVHFYVGDQLYVREMTTETTMYVERSGVTPLAIGDLRQLLTDGGSGPTKVLALSHDVDLIQELLGKLRLQYTPAELYMTTSVSTFLEVTNPFVNKGTAVRYLAEELLGLTSDNVMTIGDNFNDLEMLEYAGIGVAMGDAPQPVQAIANWVTSSVEEDGVAIAIEKFLLK, from the coding sequence ATGGAAGTATGTTTTATTATGGTATCTATCAACAATCAACCGGTAATTAGTGGGGCGATTAAGCTCCTGGTATTGGACATAGACGGTACAATTGCTGGACATGACAATCAAATTAGTGAAACTGTTAAAATGGCTATTGCCAAAGTTCAAAGTCAGGGAATTCAGGTAGCTATAGCTACTGGAAGGATGTATTGCTCGGCTTTGCGATTTCATCAGGATATTGGGTCTAGCTTACCACTAATGGCTTATCAAGGAGCTTGGATTCAAAATCCTCACACGGGTGAGTTACATCGTCACCTAGCTGTTTCTAAGAGCATTGCTGATCAGTTGTTAGATTACTTTGAACGGCCAGATTTACGCCCTTTGCTTTCTGTTCATTTTTACGTTGGTGATCAACTTTACGTGCGGGAGATGACAACCGAAACCACAATGTATGTGGAGCGTTCTGGAGTTACTCCTTTAGCTATTGGCGATTTACGTCAATTGTTAACTGATGGGGGTTCAGGACCCACTAAGGTTTTGGCTTTATCCCATGATGTGGATTTGATTCAGGAACTTTTGGGTAAGTTACGTCTCCAATATACTCCCGCAGAACTTTATATGACAACTTCTGTTTCCACTTTTTTGGAGGTAACTAACCCTTTTGTTAATAAAGGTACTGCTGTGAGATATTTGGCGGAGGAACTACTTGGATTAACCAGTGATAATGTGATGACTATTGGTGATAATTTCAATGACCTGGAAATGCTGGAATATGCTGGCATTGGTGTGGCCATGGGTGATGCACCTCAACCAGTACAGGCGATCGCCAATTGGGTTACTTCTAGTGTGGAAGAGGATGGGGTAGCAATTGCCATAGAAAAGTTTTTGCTCAAATAG
- a CDS encoding Crp/Fnr family transcriptional regulator yields the protein MQSQSSFSEASRPFLTWQRILDWAQEHYRCRTFSKDERIPARPGLLYLVQRGAIRMVGTAQVSATASQLTSRRINRTPEEAFLGFVGAGQPFEIVAQSPFTLQAYAHVDQTAVLWMYWHDLDNWPHFRREVMDAFRYQHQRKLLWLSALGQRRTIDRLLGFLTLLIEEYGEPAMSETDPDVIRGYCLPFPLTHAQIGSAIGSTRVTVTRLMGKLRQRGLILTQGDNLICLPAESINRVS from the coding sequence ATGCAATCTCAATCATCTTTTTCCGAAGCATCACGCCCATTTTTAACCTGGCAACGAATTCTTGACTGGGCACAAGAACACTACCGCTGTCGCACCTTCAGTAAAGACGAACGCATTCCCGCTAGACCTGGTTTGCTATATTTAGTTCAAAGAGGTGCCATCCGCATGGTGGGAACAGCACAAGTAAGTGCTACTGCTAGTCAACTAACATCCAGACGTATCAACAGAACTCCTGAGGAAGCATTTTTGGGTTTTGTAGGAGCAGGACAACCATTTGAAATAGTTGCCCAGTCCCCATTTACACTCCAAGCTTATGCCCACGTTGACCAAACTGCGGTTCTGTGGATGTACTGGCATGATTTAGATAACTGGCCTCACTTCCGCCGTGAAGTTATGGATGCTTTTAGATACCAACATCAACGCAAGTTGTTATGGTTAAGTGCTTTAGGTCAACGCCGCACCATCGATCGACTCCTCGGATTTCTTACCCTGTTGATTGAGGAATACGGAGAACCAGCAATGAGTGAGACTGATCCTGATGTCATTCGTGGCTATTGTTTACCTTTCCCCCTTACCCATGCCCAAATTGGTAGTGCGATCGGTTCTACCCGGGTCACTGTCACCCGCTTGATGGGTAAGTTACGTCAACGTGGACTAATTCTTACCCAGGGTGATAATTTGATTTGCTTACCAGCAGAATCAATTAACAGAGTTAGTTAA
- a CDS encoding helix-turn-helix domain-containing protein, which produces MPKRVVIEPHLSTGDLENRYRQSQDSIERGHYQIIWLLALGKTTLEVSTVTGYGVSWIYELVRSYNRYGPEILGDLRRNNRGTKPLLNDEQLQYLQQVLQSEPEDGGAWNGAKVSQWMSKILNRNVYPQRGWEYLKKLQNG; this is translated from the coding sequence ATGCCAAAACGTGTTGTAATAGAACCTCATTTAAGTACTGGAGACTTAGAAAACCGTTATCGACAGTCACAGGATAGCATTGAACGCGGTCATTATCAAATCATCTGGTTGTTAGCACTGGGGAAAACAACTCTAGAAGTGTCCACTGTTACTGGATATGGTGTTTCCTGGATTTATGAGTTAGTTCGTAGTTATAACCGTTACGGTCCAGAGATTCTGGGAGACCTACGCAGAAACAACCGAGGGACAAAGCCATTATTGAACGATGAGCAACTTCAGTATTTACAGCAAGTTTTACAGTCTGAACCTGAAGATGGGGGTGCATGGAATGGCGCTAAAGTGTCTCAATGGATGAGTAAAATATTAAATAGAAATGTTTATCCTCAAAGAGGATGGGAATATTTAAAGAAACTTCAAAATGGATAA